Proteins from one Anopheles nili chromosome 2, idAnoNiliSN_F5_01, whole genome shotgun sequence genomic window:
- the LOC128721807 gene encoding protein mago nashi homolog — protein MSSTEDFYLRYYVGHKGKFGHEFLEFEFRPDGKLRYANNSNYKNDTMIRKEAYVHQAVMEELKRIIQDSEIMAEDDSLWPPPDRVGRQELEIVIGDEHISFTTSKTGSLVDVNQSKDPEGLRGFYYLVQDLKCLVFSLIGLHFKIKPI, from the exons ATGTCGAGTACGGAAGATTTCTATTTACGGTACTACGTAGGCCACAAGGGAAAGTTTGGCCACGAGTTTTTGGAGTTCGAATTCCGACCGGACGGTAAGCTGCGGTACGCCAACAACTCGAACTACAAAAACGACACCATGATCCGGAAGGAAGCGTACGTGCATCAAGCGGTAATGGAGGAGCTCAAGCGCATCATACAGGATTCGGAAATTATGGCCGAAGATGACTCACTGTGGCCACCACCGGATCGTGTCGGACGGCAG GAGCTGGAAATCGTGATCGGTGATGAGcacatttcattcaccacctcCAAAACGGGGTCGCTGGTGGACGTGAATCAGTCCAAAGATCCGGAAGGATTGCGTGGGTTCTACTATTTGGTACAGGATTTGAAGTGTCTAGTGTTTTCCCTCATCGGTTTGCACTTCAAAATCAAGCCGATCTAA
- the LOC128727924 gene encoding seminal metalloprotease 1-like, whose translation MVSEVVRFLLVGACVLAFVAVTIDGFPTAVPNTRRNVDRLAHLGPDDLAEELSGQFEGDMVLDEEQQDALRNKRNGLITPTRHWPNKIVYYYIEESHFTTEQVEHIELGVRLLQSQSCLQFKRVPIDAPQYIRVIGSGSGCSSSVGYTGRQQNLNLQPYPVGQGCFRIGTVVHEFLHALGFYHQQSASDRDDFVDIVWENIEQGTENNFNKYNSDVVTDFNVKYDYGSVMHYGATAFSVNGQRTIIPKDPNASIGQRLSMSERDISKLNWMYGCFGKN comes from the exons ATGGTAAGTGAAGTGGTT AGATTCCTGCTGGTCGGTGCTTGTGTGCTGGCGTTTGTCGCCGTTACGATCGACGGTTTCCCAACCGCTGTTCCAAACACCCGACGAAATG TGGACCGGTTGGCACACCTCGGACCGGATGATCTTGCTGAGGAGCTAAGCGGCCAGTTCGAGGGTGATATGGTGCTGGACGAGGAGCAGCAGGATGCGCTGCGTAACAAGCGCAACGGATTGATCACTCCAACGCGCCACTGGCCGAACAAGATCGTGTACTACTACATCGAGGAGTCGCATTTCA CCACGGAACAGGTGGAACACATCGAGCTCGGTGTACGGTTGTTGCAGAGCCAATCGTGCCTACAGTTTAAGCGCGTCCCGATTGATGCTCCGCAGTACATTCGCGTTATCGGATCCGGTTCCGGGTGTTCGTCGTCCGTCGGTTACACCGGCCGGCAGCAGAACCTTAACTTGCAGCCGTACCCGGTCGGGCAGGGTTGCTTCCGCATTGGCACGGTGGTGCACGAGTTCCTGCATGCGCTCGGATTCTACCATCAGCAGAGTGCCAGCGATCGGGATGATTTCGTCGACATCGTCTGGGAGAACATCGAGCAGGGTACGGAGAATAACTTCAACAAGTACAACAGCGACGTGGTGACGGATTTCAACGTCAAGTACGACTACGGCAGCGTGATGCATTACGGTGCGACAGCGTTCTCCGTCAACGGTCAGCGCACGATCATCCCGAAGGATCCGAATGCCTCGATCGGTCAGCGGCTTTCcatgagcgagcgagacaTTTCCAAGCTCAACTGGATGTACGGTTGCTTTGGCAAGAATTAA
- the LOC128727908 gene encoding zinc metalloproteinase nas-13-like has protein sequence MAALRVVGKLSVLLVLLPVVVLHPLASTGSLQQSHPEMVGRPADELGDQFEGDMLLTEDQKAELRKRTGMYLPTFLWPDRTVPYEIVTTDFNTDQRAAIEAAMRTIEQATCVRFVPATSTTVDFVRIAAGSGCSSFVGRIRGPQALHLLPSAVGTGCFLHGTIVHELIHALGFYHMQSATDRDLYVSIQWANIAPGREENFQSYGTDRIMSYGVAYDFNSIMHYDSRAFSVNGLPTIVPLVENVAIGQRVAMSSGDIQRIRNMYQC, from the exons ATGGCAGCTCTCCGGGTTGTTGGTAAGCTTtcggtgttgctggtgctcCTTCCCGTCGTGGTGCTGCATCCGCTGGCATCAACCGGAAGCCTGCAACAATCGCATCCCGAGATGGTTGGCCGACCGGCGGATGAGTTGGGCGATCAGTTCGAGGGTGACATGCTGCTGACGGAGGACCAAAAGGCGGAACTCAGGAAGCGTACCGGCATGTACCTGCCCACGTTCCTGTGGCCGGACCGTACGGTACCCTACGAAATAGTAACGACAGACTTTA ATACCGATCAGCGAGCTGCTATCGAAGCCGCGATGCGTACGATCGAACAAGCCACCTGTGTCCGGTTTGTCCCAGCCACCAGTACGACGGTGGATTTTGTGCGTATTGCCGCCGGTTCCGGATGTTCGTCGTTTGTCGGACGGATTCGAGGACCACAGGCACTCCACCTACTACCAAGCGCCGTCGGAACGGGTTGCTTTCTACACGGTACCATCGTACACGAGTTGATCCATGCGCTAGGGTTCTATCACATGCAGAGcgcaaccgatcgcgatcTGTACGTAAGCATCCAGTGGGCAAACATTGCGCCTGGACGGGAGGAAAACTTCCAATCGTACGGTACGGATCGCATCATGAGCTACGGCGTTGCGTATGATTTTAACAGCATTATGCACTACGATTCGCGAGCGTTCAGTGTTAACGGGTTGCCGACGATCGTGCCGCTGGTGGAGAACGTTGCGATCGGACAGCGAGTGGCGATGAGTTCGGGTGACATTCAACGCATCCGAAACATGTACCAGTGTTGA
- the LOC128721806 gene encoding WASH complex subunit 1 codes for MHTYSVPIVKHDIRHEETILDAINAFEYLNQVVEDVFGKINARIERNRTRLEAIDARVDKVNADVRKLHDTKQAIIIYSPSRYPASDMDSTVEPTFSPGNGIPFPECHFRLKDKPYLPSHSLQEKIQFYHVKSPRESERIFPFDSTPNHGTGHLSGHPLGPFLDTLLLFNEPAYVREYKGQDWKRATRKDSSHGGAIREEKIVSSSSPIIRSRMKKKSQDIFYTPSLSDAPKLDVPVDLPDLPGIVSNINYVGNSTLIAPSLQLAGIIEQLPSLEDLTSAIDVADHSKEKDERIHSALPKVPPVARSDAAGVSQPMAAVPPPPPPPPPPPPPPLPPPQSQVSTDLEKSAEKDMAPNPPAAGSTVKQKSAPPPTEGDAHFNLMEAIRRAGGAGKANLRHSTPAAGTRATGTRSDASEPKSLIDDLHNKLQMRRKGISGTREAQEPGNVIDRLSALIPPPVPKLAADASASESNEEDWE; via the exons ATGCACACGTACAGCGTGCCCATCGTGAAGCATGATATTCGTCACGAAGAAACGATTCTCGATGCCATCAATGCCTTTGAATATCTCAATCAG GTTGTCGAAGATGTGTTCGGAAAGATCAACGCTCGAATCGAGCGCAACCGGACACGGCTGGAAGCTATCGATGCTCGCGTGGACAAGGTGAACGCGGACGTCCGCAAGCTCCACGACACGAAGCAGGCAATCATCATTTACTCTCCCAGCCGGTATCCGGCAAGTGACATGGACTCCACCGTCGAACCGACCTTCTCGCCCGGCAACGGCATTCCCTTTCCGGAGTGCCACTTTCGGCTCAAAGATAAACCCTACCTGCCGTCGCATTCGCTGCAGGAAAAGATACAGTTTTATCACGTGAAGTCACCGCGCGAAAGTGAGCGCATTTTCCCGTTTGATTCGACACCCAATCACGGTACGGGGCACTTGAGCGGACATCCGTTGGGCCCTTTTCTAGATACGCTTCTGCTCTTCAACGAACCTGCGTACGTGCGGGAATACAAGGGCCAAGATTGGAAGCGCGCGACGCGAAAGGACTCATCCCATGGGGGTGCGATACGCGAGGAAAAGATCGTATCCTCGTCCTCGCCGATCATCCGCAGccggatgaagaaaaaaagtcagGACATTTTCTACACGCCCTCGTTGAGCGATGCACCGAAGCTGGATGTTCCCGTGGACTTGCCCGATCTGCCGGGCATCGTGAGCAACATCAATTACGTCGGTAACAGCACACTGATTGCACCGTCGCTTCAGCTAGCGGGCATTATCGAGCAGCTGCCTTCGCTCGAGGATCTCACCAGCGCGATCGATGTGGCGGATCATTCcaaagaaaaggacgaaaggattcATTCGGCCTTACCGAAAGTGCCTCCTGTGGCTCGGAGTGATGCAGCCGGCGTTTCACAGCCAATGGCCGCGGTTCCGCCTcctcctccgccaccaccacctccgcctcctccaccactaccaccaccacaatcTCAAGTTTCCACAGATCTCGAGAAATCGGCAGAGAAGGATATGGCCCCGAATCCACCGGCTGCTGGCAGTACGGTCAAACAAAAGAGCGccccaccacccacggaaGGTGACGCGCATTTCAATCTTATGGAGGCCATCCGGCGAGCGGGaggtgctggaaaagcgaacctTCGCCACAGTACACCCGCCGCAGGGACACGAGCAACCGGAACCCGTAGCGATGCGTCAGAACCGAAGAGCTTGATCGACGATCTGCACAATAAGCTGCAGATGCGTCGCAAAGGGATCTCGGGTACGCGCGAAGCTCAAGAACCAGGCAACGTGATCGACAGACTGTCCGCGTTGATCCCGCCGCCCGTGCCTAAGCTTGCCGCGGACGCATCAGCTAGCGAAAGCAATGAGGAAGACTGGGAGTAG
- the LOC128720586 gene encoding protein lines has translation MVLQNESKSAQGLVPRNDGGNGDSIGSDSSMDNDMNGRSSEAGHPPTSTGGSSTHGGGSSGGVGGGGGGGGSGTILPSNGGSGERISHEQPVIKRQRIEQHDRVNSRESGGVGLGLGLAGTTGVQVGSSPSSRSNGVTSTTPASSSGNSSNASSACSSSTSLSSSPSCSSTKLVPSSVDHSSDDEQQMQQQQELHQQQLLSTTSLSTSELESHGAMAHPDPAPSDYHALFQEAIGRQCLCTVDSSVLLMSFKPHHLYSHTVPANGVIDAAPLSEWPFEHLLKFLSNVQLLFDTYLKQNIKGNICAGVMELCNYLIRSDDHPHLQHPHLQVYRVSSPSFAGFPALDIDELIELCSCNSKYISYLAGRILSSFLIIVKDDPDDDRWLEKLVANLFNFGHLDLHAVRKISASLEVIKRIVEWKDETEHPLEDTVAGANGAGAGGSGGAGNAPRSGEWPPTGENSAGSSSVGAQAGTMYGAPSLADNYFATHYSSHQYEGDGAASNIFNPTGAPASETTSSSTSSTDSGSSTSKASAPPVPSSQGTLTTTHHLLPEGESMACRYITLTDSESFDTTRIKFETINILGGKWSALVKHISSLIRAQANSSNLAVMVATETCILTFLRLWESIISVKANLSVVETQPFHSQLDNFQLLLLVTKNAVIYRQMLTLFNEALCYGSTLALQDLIPEEVGSLAHNIVRSVKDYRILDKMPKSSYSNHLGFLGYQGERIRYQDKRLDRLDEPEESSAADAVAHQQHHHHPVATPETCYDRTLLQKMALLVLKAVAVIVKEIRCDSSDSSVDSSDFDMQEIQMIERSIRDVVKKLETFLKAQLEFHPESHFSKVLIHLFDDQDDYLVEAMVCTLDVTSGISFRNNAFPELIAMLNPVYTLIEFSNLGPNITDLFLDLLINTETCFLLFLLRFLKYIRQNWAIFTQSCYNYYRHNSYSNAATLLQQRLRADTESDAGVAGAGVGAVGGEHSGSVAAVPGANANVILDSVMTVLISLRMQISRLVADTLFPYNITPILRLIEHCESLYEGNELS, from the coding sequence ATGGTATTGCAGAACGAGAGCAAATCGGCACAGGGGCTGGTACCCAGAAACGACGGCGGTAATGGTGACAGCATTGGCAGCGATAGCAGCATGGACAACGACATGAATGGCAGGTCCTCCGAAGCAggtcacccacccacatcgACCGGCGGGTCATCCACGCATGGTGGAGGAAGTAGCGGAGGTgtaggaggaggaggaggaggcggCGGAAGTGGAACTATCCTGCCCTCGAATGGTGGCAGTGGGGAGAGAATCTCACACGAACAGCCCGTGATCAAGCGGCAGCGAATAGAGCAGCATGATCGTGTAAATAGTAGAGAATCTGGAGGAGTAGGTTTAGGGTTAGGTTTAGCAGGAACCACCGGTGTTCAGGTGGGAAGCAGCCCGAGCAGTAGAAGCAACGGTGTGACATCGACGACACCGGCAAGCTCGAGCGGAAATTCGTCCAACGCATCGTCAGCATGCTCATCGTCGACGTCACTCTCATCCTCGCCATCCTGCTCCTCGACGAAGCTGGTACCATCCTCGGTGGACCACTCGTCGGATGATGAGCAAcagatgcagcagcagcaggagctgCACCAGCAACAGTTATTGAGCACAACCTCCCTCTCAACGTCGGAGCTGGAATCGCACGGTGCGATGGCACATCCGGATCCCGCACCGAGCGATTATCATGCCTTGTTTCAGGAAGCGATTGGCCGGCAGTGCCTTTGCACGGTGGATTCAAGCGTGCTGCTGATGTCCTTTAAACCACACCACCTGTACAGTCACACGGTTCCAGCGAACGGTGTGATTGACGCTGCTCCGCTTTCGGAATGGCCGTTCGAGCATTTGCTAAAGTTTCTGTCGAACGTGCAGCTGCTGTTCGATACGTACTTGAAGCAGAACATCAAGGGGAACATCTGTGCGGGCGTGATGGAGCTATGCAACTACCTGATCCGCAGTGACGATCATCCGCATCTACAACATCCGCACTTGCAGGTGTACCGCGTCAGCAGTCCTTCGTTTGCCGGTTTTCCAGCGCTCGATATCGACGAGCTAATCGAGTTGTGCAGTTGTAACAGCAAGTATATCAGCTACCTCGCGGGGCGCATCCTGTCGTCCTTTCTGATCATCGTGAAGGACGATCCGGATGACGATCGGTGGTTGGAGAAGCTCGTCGCTAATCTGTTCAACTTTGGGCATCTGGATTTGCATGCGGTGCGCAAAATCAGCGCTAGTCTCGAAGTGATCAAGCGAATCGTCGAGTGGAAGGACGAAACGGAACATCCGCTCGAGGATACTGTGGCGGGAGCGAATGGAGCGGGTGCCGGCGGTAGTGGTGGTGCTGGTAATGCTCCCAGATCCGGTGAATGGCCACCGACGGGAGAAAATTCAGCTGGCAGTAGTTCGGTGGGCGCACAAGCTGGAACCATGTATGGAGCACCTTCGCTTGCGGATAATTACTTCGCGACGCATTATTCCTCCCACCAGTACGAGGGAGATGGTGCGGCCAGCAACATTTTCAACCCTACCGGTGCGCCGGCAAGTGAAACGACATCGTCGTCGACCTCTTCGACGGATTCGGGGTCTTCCACGTCCAAAGCATCGGCGCCACCGGTGCCATCTAGTCAAGGTACGCTTACAACAACCCACCATCTATTGCCGGAAGGCGAATCCATGGCGTGTCGGTACATCACCCTCACCGATTCGGAGAGTTTCGACACGACACGCATCAAGTTCGAAACGATTAACATCCTCGGTGGCAAGTGGTCTGCGCTTGTCAAGCACATCAGCTCGTTGATACGGGCCCAAGCCAACAGCTCGAACCTGGCGGTGATGGTGGCCACCGAGACGTGCATCCTGACGTTTCTGCGGCTATGGGAGAGCATAATCAGCGTGAAAGCGAACCTGTCCGTGGTGGAGACGCAACCGTTCCACTCGCAACTCGATAACTtccagttgctgctgctcgtcacGAAAAATGCCGTCATTTACCGGCAAATGTTGACGCTTTTCAATGAGGCGCTTTGTTACGGTTCAACGCTCGCCCTGCAGGATCTAATCCCGGAGGAGGTTGGCAGCCTGGCGCACAACATCGTACGCTCCGTCAAGGACTACCGGATACTGGACAAGATGCCGAAATCGTCCTACAGTAATCATCTCGGTTTTCTCGGCTACCAGGGCGAGCGGATCCGCTACCAGGACAAGCGGCTAGACCGGTTAGACGAGCCGGAGGAAAGTAGTGCCGCAGATGCCGTtgcccaccagcagcaccatcatcatccagtAGCAACACCCGAGACGTGCTACGATCGCACGTTGCTGCAAAAAATGGCCCTGCTCGTGCTGAAGGCGGTCGCGGTGATCGTGAAAGAGATCCGGTGCGATTCGAGCGACTCGAGCGTGGACAGCAGCGACTTCGACATGCAGGAGATCCAGATGATCGAGCGCAGCATCCGGGACGTGGTGAAAAAGCTCGAAACGTTTCTGAAGGCGCAGCTCGAGTTCCACCCGGAGAGCCACTTCAGCAAGGTGCTGATACACCTGTTCGACGATCAGGACGACTACCTGGTGGAGGCGATGGTTTGCACGCTGGACGTGACCTCGGGCATCTCCTTCCGGAACAACGCGTTCCCGGAGCTGATCGCGATGCTCAACCCGGTGTACACGTTAATCGAGTTCTCCAATTTGGGGCCGAACATAACGGACCTGTTTCTCGATCTGCTCATCAACACGGAAAcgtgttttttgctgtttctgcTGCGCTTTCTGAAGTACATCCGGCAGAACTGGGCGATTTTCACGCAGAGCTGCTACAATTACTATCGGCACAATAGCTACAGCAATGCGGCGACGTTGTTGCAACAACGGTTACGAGCCGACACCGAAAGTGACGCTGGCGTTGCAGGAGCCGGCGTTGGTGCGGTTGGTGGTGAGCATTCAGGATCGGTGGCCGCCGTGCCAGGAGCGAATGCAAACGTTATCCTGGACAGCGTCATGACTGTGCTTATTAGCTTGCGCATGCAAATCAGCCGGCTCGTGGCGGACACACTGTTTCCGTACAACATTACGCCGATTTTGAGATTGATCGAACACTGCGAGAGCCTGTACGAGGGTAACGAGCTGAGCTGA